From Triticum urartu cultivar G1812 chromosome 2, Tu2.1, whole genome shotgun sequence, a single genomic window includes:
- the LOC125539207 gene encoding kinesin-like protein KIN-7F isoform X1 gives MVADGVGKGRQRVSSEMGAIGGDEMAQWDNADGGEVANGAAGKLEKILVSVRLRPLSDKEVARGDPSEWECISDTTVIARSAFPDRPTAPTAYSFDRVFRSDCDTKEVYEQGAKEVALSVVSGINSSIFAYGQTSSGKTYTMTGITECTVSDIYDYIGRHEERAFVLKFSAIEIYNEVVRDLLSSENTSLRLWDDAEKGTYVENLKEVILRDWNHLKELISVCEAQRRTGETYLNENSSRSHQILKLTIESSAREFLGKDKSTTLAASVNFVDLAGSERASQALSAGARLKEGCHINRSLLTLGTVIRKLSKVRNGHIPYRDSKLTRILQPSLGGNARTAIICTMSPARSYMEQSRNTLLFASCAKEVVTNAQVNVVMSDKALVKHLQRELARLESELRCPATYSSLESLVREKDNHIRKMEKEIKELKAQRDLAQSRLQDLLQVVGDNHVSKRPLASGRNFTFDVPQPCEDQISTTESSEVVDNVQNFRFQGRHAAQREVGSQQSENNVQFATPLSYSVSSPPFSGMPPTTSRDDVSQISNEDSDDVCKEVRCIETNETEGKNGLDSSAIGSNILQDSNVGASTHGNDDVSTVTLEQHLETVRKPFANLVEDLGSSTRNPSSSRGIVRSRSCRSLMGSTLFEDLEKDDCTPPSRRFMDFPGRPEGGQRRGSALNFDAESETLSRAGSMLSEITTTRGGPKANGSVAGDTEFTGIGEFVAELKEMAQYQKQLGGQYVNGEIAEGTVRSVGLDPIMDALQSPSRWPLEFERKQQEIIDLWHACYASLVHRTYFFLLFKGDPADSIYMEVEIRRLSFLKDTYANGGMESKVVAGSLNTSLVSSARKLQREREMLCRQMQKRLSIEERESMYTKWGVSLSSKRRRLQVARRLWTETKNLEHVRESASLVARLIGLLEPGKALREMFGLSFAPQQFSRRSHNSWRYGRSSLD, from the exons ATGGTTGCAGATGGTGTAGGGAAGGGGAGACAGAGAGTGAGTAGTGAGATGGGGGCGATTGGGGGCGACGAGATGGCGCAGTGGGATAATGCGGACGGAGGCGAGGTGGCCAATGGCGCCGCCGGGAAGCTGGAGAAGATACTGGTTTCGGTGAGGCTCAGGCCGCTCAGCGACAAGGAGGTTGCGCGCGGGGATCCGTCCGAGTGGGAGTGCATCAGCGACACCACCGTCATCGCCCGGAGCGCCTTCCCCGACCGGCCAACGGCTCCGACTGCCTACTCCTTTG ACAGGGTATTCCGTTCTGACTGCGATACCAAAGAAGTGTACGAGCAAGGGGCCAAGGAGGTTGCCCTCTCTGTAGTTAGTGGCATCAACT CTAGTATCTTTGCATATGGTCAAACAAGTAGTGGGAAGACATACACCATGACCGGAATAACGGAATGTACAGTATCAGATATTTATGATTACATTGGCCGG CACGAGGAGAGAGCATTCGTGTTGAAATTCTCAGCGATCGAAATATATAACGAAGTTGTAAGGGATCTTCTTAGTTCAGAAAACACTTCTCTTAGACTTTGGGATGACGCAGAG AAGGGAACTTATGTAGAGAACCTTAAAGAGGTGATATTGAGGGACTGGAACCATCTCAAGGAACTTATTTCTGTGTGTGAAG CTCAAAGGAGAACCGGAGAGACATACTTAAACGAAAACAGCTCCAGATCGCATCAAATCCTTAAATTG ACTATCGAAAGTTCTGCTCGTGAATTCTTGGGTAAGGACAAGTCAACGACACTTGCGGCTAGTGTG AACTTTGTTGATTTGGCAGGAAGTGAACGTGCATCTCAGGCACTGTCAGCTGGTGCTAGGCTGAAGGAAGGTTGTCATATTAATAGAAGTTTACTTACCCTGGGAACTGTCATTCGTAAACTAAG CAAGGTAAGAAATGGACACATACCATATCGGGATTCAAAGCTCACACGCATATTACAACCTTCTCTTGGAGGTAATGCAAGGACTGCAATCATTTGCACAATGAGCCCAGCCCGAAGCTACATGGAGCAATCAAGAAATACCCTGCTATTTGCAAGTTGTGCAAAGGAAGTAGTTACAAATGCACAGGTTAATGTAGTCATGTCTGATAAAGCCCTAGTTAAGCATTTACAAAGGGAACTTGCTAGGTTGGAGAGTGAACTGCGATGTCCAGCTACCTATTCCAGTCTAGAATCATTGGTGAGGGAAAAAGATAACCACATCCGGAAG ATGGAGAAAGAAATTAAGGAATTGAAGGCACAGCGTGATCTGGCTCAATCTAGGCTGCAGGATCTGCTCCAGGTTGTTGGAGATAACCATGTTTCAAAGCGTCCCCTG GCTTCTGGAAGGAACTTTACCTTCGATGTGCCCCAGCCATGTGAAGATCAGATATCAACAACCGAATCATCAGAAGTAGTTGACAATGTCCAAAATTTCAGGTTCCAAGGACGCCATGCAGCACAGAGGGAAGTTGGGTCTCAACAGTCTGAAAATAATGTGCAGTTTGCTACCCCATTGAGTTATTCAGTCAGCAGTCCTCCATTCAGTGGGATGCCCCCAACCACTAGCAGAGATGACGTTTCTCAGATATCAAATGAGGATTCAGATGATGTTTGCAAAGAAGTACGGTGCATAGAGACCAATGAAACAGAAGGAAAAAATGGTCTGGACTCGTCAGCTATCGGGAGCAATATCTTGCAAGATTCGAATGTGGGTGCTAGTACACATGGAAACGATGATGTATCTACTGTTACCCTGGAGCAACATCTAGAGACTGTCAGAAAACCTTTTGCCAATCTTGTCGAAGATCTAGGGTCTTCAACACGAAACCCATCTAGCTCTAGAGGAATTGTGAGAAGCAGGAGCTGTAGGTCTCTGATGGGCTCTACTCTGTTTGAAGACCTGGAGAAGGATGACTGCACACCACCGAGCAGAAGATTCATGGACTTCCCCGGGAGACCTGAAGGGGGTCAAAGAAGGGGCTCTGCACTGAACTTTGATGCAGAGAGTGAAACTTTGTCACGGGCAGGGTCAATGCTTTCTGAAATTACTACTACGAGGGGTGGACCCAAGGCAAATGGTTCTGTGGCAGGTGACACAGAATTTACCGGCATAGGTGAATTTGTTGCTGAACTGAAAGAAATGGCTCAGTATCAGAAGCAACTCGGTGGTCAG TATGTTAACGGAGAAATAGCAGAAGGAACCGTCAGGAGCGTTGGATTAGATCCAATCATGGATGCCTTGCAATCACCTTCGCGATGGCCACTGGAATTTGAGAGAAAACAGCAAGAGATCATTGACCTTTGGCATGCATGCTATGCTTCATTGGTTCACAGAACCTACTTTTTCTTGTTGTTTAAAGGAGATCCAGCCGACTCCATTTACATGGAAGTGGAGATAAGGAGGCTATCTTTCCTTAAAGATACCTATGCCAATGGTGGTATGGAAAGCAAAGTCGTGGCTGGTAGCCTGAACACTTCTCTGGTTTCAAG TGCCAGGAAGTTGCAACGTGAGAGGGAGATGCTCTGCAGGCAAATGCAGAAGCGGCTCTCGATTGAGGAAAGAGAGAGCATGTACACCAAATGGGGAGTTTCGCTGTCCTCCAAAAGGAGAAGGCTTCAGGTGGCACGTCGCCTTTGGACCGAAACCAAAAACCTCGAGCATGTCAGGGAGAGCGCTTCCCTTGTCGCCCGATTGATCGGCCTCCTAGAGCCAGGAAAGGCACTGAGGGAGATGTTTGGGCTAAGCTTTGCGCCACAGCAGTTCAGCCGACGATCCCACAATAGCTGGAGATATGGCCGTTCTTCTCTGGACTGA
- the LOC125539208 gene encoding BRCT domain-containing protein At4g02110-like, whose translation MRLFAGVRFALLGFDPVSDAQYRSEMVRHGGADAGGAQEGCTHLVVSGLVYDDPVCVAAREHGTKVVTGLWVDDCFDLGAMADADHVLYRPVRDLEGIPGAESLCICLTGYQRQNGREAIVKMVNMMGARFSKPLTAKRVTHLICYQFEGEKYELAKMVKINIINHQWLEDCLKAWDILPVDNYTARSGWELEIMEAEAKDSEDESQSADRGSSDSRGIARSILATEIATPIHGPSVFSGNAEVPAGTHVGASQQIREVKDASEWSVDVMADTLSTPNTNVVTISADPDAHAHASQADRVEVVAADSEHDKLVSHKTFEAGPEEIPITAVPGEYGVFSQKVSTSQQIKEVEDASERSLDVMADILSTPNTNSVTISADPDAHAPIHSPTVFTGNADAVAPAGRCLETSQQIREVEDVSKRPLDDRADRLSTPNTNVVTISADPDAHAHASQADRVEVVAADSEHDKLVSRATFQAGPKEIPITAVPGEYGVFPQKVSTSSVRNPAAKRSQSPEDETAVVSVHSSCDFAASKSKHGKVLSNGSVEADLEKTCSLSAAESTTFVPEEILSRARNAVAKSPLSSNSEMNDAIVVCKTKPANMNMEENPTTGACPTAGKTKRVSFDLSFREAVNTESSTSKVSSSASADNPETCSPIPLSVLKPRRKVVAKRRGASSFQKGRSGSEACRTVSISFEASKLPAESSTNAGMVTVYKGLDNADEAWEDRQEDLQSSKPRSRKRQKTDHNKENIPANTRLAPKSKRGKKRVSSECVKIAVENNESVIDDRSMTGGNDDGSSAVWEPEPTWFILSGHRLLRKQCRSILLRLKGRVCSHSHHWFFQATHFITPELRRTEKFFAAAAAGRWILKPEYLFACDEAGKLVDAESFEWHGDGLNDNQTISLNAPRKWRHLKQRTGHGALHGMRIIIYGECISPSRDTLRRAVRAGDGTVLATAPPYTRFLKLGAISFAVVAAGTPSSNAWVQEFKSHGIPCVSPSYLVDYVCKPGHLEQHKHVLFGMEDLANESLRKLLSSAQEQEGGDAEQSCGSGAMVVVHESEGPISYVAAGDAAEMASAS comes from the exons ATGCGCCTCTTCGCCGGCGTCCGCTTCGCCCTCCTCGGCTTCGATCCCGTCTCCGACGCGCAG TACCGGTCGGAGATGGTACGGCACGGCGGCGCCGACGCGGGGGGCGCGCAGGAGGGATGCACCCACCTAGTCGTCAGCGGACTCGTCTAC GATGACCCGGTGTGTGTGGCGGCGCGGGAGCACGGGACGAAGGTCGTGACTGGGCTGTGGGTGGACGACTGCTTTGATCTCGGAGCCATGGCTGACGCCGATCAT GTACTGTACAGGCCAGTGAGAGATTTGGAAGGCATACCGGGTGCTGAATCGCTCTGCATTTGCTTGACGGGCTACCAAAGACAGAACGGGCGTGAAGCCATAGTG AAAATGGTTAATATGATGGGAGCGCGGTTCTCCAAGCCTTTGACAGCAAAAAGGGTCACCCATCTCATCTGCTACCAATTCGAAG GTGAGAAGTACGAGCTTGCTAAAATGGTGAAGATTAATATTATTAATCACCAGTGGTTGGAAGATTG CTTAAAGGCATGGGACATTCTTCCTGTTGATAATTATACTGCCAGAAG TGGTTGGGAATTGGAGATAATGGAGGCAGAAGCTAAAGATTCTGAAGATGAATCACAAAGTGCTGATAGAGGCTCGTCAGATAGCAGAGGCATTGCCAGAAGCATCCTTGCTACAGAGATTGCAACGCCCATTCATGGTCCTTCTGTCTTCTCTGGCAATGCAGAGGTTCCTGCAGGAACACACGTGGGTGCTTCGCAACAGATCAGGGAAGTGAAAGATGCAAGTGAATGGTCAGTTGATGTCATGGCTGACACACTGAGCACTCCAAACACAAATGTTGTGACAATTTCTGCTGATCCTGATGCCCATGCACATGCATCACAAGCTGATAGAGTTGAAGTTGTAGCTGCAGACTCAGAACATGACAAGTTGGTTTCTCATAAAACCTTTGAAGCAGGCCCTGAGGAGATCCCAATTACTGCAGTCCCTGGTGAATATGGAGTATTTTCTCAGAAAGTATCAACTTCGCAACAGATTAAGGAAGTGGAAGATGCAAGTGAAAGGTCACTTGACGTCATGGCTGACATACTGAGCACTCCTAACACAAATTCTGTGACAATTTCTGCTGATCCTGATGCCCATGCACCCATCCACAGTCCTACTGTCTTCACTGGCAATGCAGATGCAGTGGCTCCTGCAGGACGATGCTTGGAGACTTCACAGCAGATTAGGGAAGTTGAAGATGTAAGTAAAAGGCCACTTGATGACAGAGCTGACAGACTAAGTACTCCAAACACAAATGTTGTGACAATTTCTGCTGATCCTGATGCCCATGCACATGCATCACAAGCTGATAGAGTTGAAGTTGTAGCTGCAGACTCAGAACATGACAAGTTGGTTTCTCGTGCAACCTTCCAAGCAGGCCCTAAGGAGATCCCAATTACTGCAGTCCCTGGTGAATATGGAGTATTTCCCCAGAAAGTATCAACTTCTAGTGTGAGAAATCCTGCTGCCAAGAGGTCACAGAGTCCTGAGGATGAAACGGCTGTTGTATCTGTACATAGTAGCTGTGACTTTGCTGCTTCCAAGTCCAAGCATGGTAAAGTTCTTTCCAATGGCAGTGTCGAAGCAGATCTTGAAAAGACCTGTAGCCTGAGTGCTGCTGAAAGCACAACATTCGTGCCTGAAGAAATCTTGAGCAGAGCAAGGAACGCAGTTGCTAAGAGCCCACTCAGTTCCAACAGTGAGATGAATGATGCGATAGTAGTTTGCAAGACGAAGCCTGCTAATATGAATATGGAGGAAAACCCTACAACCGGCGCATGCCCAACTGCTGGTAAAACCAAAAGAGTATCTTTCGATTTGAGTTTTCGTGAGGCGGTGAACACAGAAAGTTCCACTTCAAAGGTTTCAAGCAGTGCAAGTGCAGACAACCCTGAAACATGTAGCCCTATTCCTCTTAGTGTCCTGAAGCCCCGGCGCAAGGTAGTTGCCAAGAGGAGGGGAGCATCTTCTTTCCAGAAAGGGAGATCTGGCAGTGAGGCTTGCAGAACAGTTAGTATCTCATTTGAAGCATCAAAGTTGCCTGCAGAGAGTTCCACAAATGCTGGCATGGTGACAGTGTACAAGGGTCTCGATAATGCTGATGAAGCCTGGGAAGATAGGCAAGAAGATTTGCAAAGCTCTAAACCTAGAAGCAGGAAGAGACAGAAAACTGACCATAACAAGGAAAACATACCAGCCAATACTCGTCTTGCTCCTAAATCAAAACGTGGGAAAAAGCGTGTGAGTTCTGAATGTGTCAAAATAGCAGTAGAGAACAACGAATCTGTGATTGATGACCGCAGTATGACAGGGGGGAATGATGATGGATCCTCGGCCGTGTGGGAACCAGAACCTACATGGTTTATTTTAAGTGGGCATCGCCTATTGAGGAAGCAGTGCAGGTCGATACTTCTGCGCCTGAAGGGAAGAGTTTGCAGTCATTCACACCATTGGTTTTTCCAAGCGACACATTTTATCACCCCTGAGCTCCGCAGAACTGAAAAATTCTTTGCAGCTGCTGCAGCGGGGAG GTGGATACTGAAGCCTGAGTACCTGTTTGCTTGCGATGAGGCTGGCAAGCTAGTGGACGCAGAATCATTTGAGTGGCACGGTGATGGCCTTAACGACAACCAGACGATAAGCCTGAACGCTCCGAGGAAATGGCGGCACCTGAAGCAGCGCACCGGCCATGGCGCCTTGCACGGGATGCGGATCATCATATATGGAGAGTGCATTTCCCCATCACGG GACACCCTGAGGCGCGCGGTGCGAGCCGGCGACGGCACGGTCCTGGCCACCGCCCCGCCGTACACGCGGTTCCTGAAGCTGGGCGCGATCAGCTTCGCGGTGGTGGCCGCGGGCACGCCGAGCAGCAACGCGTGGGTGCAGGAGTTCAAGAGCCACGGCATCCCGTGCGTGAGCCCGAGCTATCTGGTGGACTACGTGTGCAAGCCGGGCCACCTGGAGCAGCACAAGCACGTCCTCTTCGGCATGGAGGACCTGGCCAACGAGTCCCTGCGGAAGCTGCTGTCGTCGGCCCAGGAGCAGGAGGGAGGCGACGCTGAGCAGAGCTGCGGCTCCGGCGCGATGGTGGTGGTGCACGAGTCAGAAGGCCCGATCTCGTACGTGGCCGCCGGAGACGCGGCGGAGATGGCCTCAGCCTCCTGA
- the LOC125539207 gene encoding kinesin-like protein KIN-7F isoform X2, with protein MGAIGGDEMAQWDNADGGEVANGAAGKLEKILVSVRLRPLSDKEVARGDPSEWECISDTTVIARSAFPDRPTAPTAYSFDRVFRSDCDTKEVYEQGAKEVALSVVSGINSSIFAYGQTSSGKTYTMTGITECTVSDIYDYIGRHEERAFVLKFSAIEIYNEVVRDLLSSENTSLRLWDDAEKGTYVENLKEVILRDWNHLKELISVCEAQRRTGETYLNENSSRSHQILKLTIESSAREFLGKDKSTTLAASVNFVDLAGSERASQALSAGARLKEGCHINRSLLTLGTVIRKLSKVRNGHIPYRDSKLTRILQPSLGGNARTAIICTMSPARSYMEQSRNTLLFASCAKEVVTNAQVNVVMSDKALVKHLQRELARLESELRCPATYSSLESLVREKDNHIRKMEKEIKELKAQRDLAQSRLQDLLQVVGDNHVSKRPLASGRNFTFDVPQPCEDQISTTESSEVVDNVQNFRFQGRHAAQREVGSQQSENNVQFATPLSYSVSSPPFSGMPPTTSRDDVSQISNEDSDDVCKEVRCIETNETEGKNGLDSSAIGSNILQDSNVGASTHGNDDVSTVTLEQHLETVRKPFANLVEDLGSSTRNPSSSRGIVRSRSCRSLMGSTLFEDLEKDDCTPPSRRFMDFPGRPEGGQRRGSALNFDAESETLSRAGSMLSEITTTRGGPKANGSVAGDTEFTGIGEFVAELKEMAQYQKQLGGQYVNGEIAEGTVRSVGLDPIMDALQSPSRWPLEFERKQQEIIDLWHACYASLVHRTYFFLLFKGDPADSIYMEVEIRRLSFLKDTYANGGMESKVVAGSLNTSLVSSARKLQREREMLCRQMQKRLSIEERESMYTKWGVSLSSKRRRLQVARRLWTETKNLEHVRESASLVARLIGLLEPGKALREMFGLSFAPQQFSRRSHNSWRYGRSSLD; from the exons ATGGGGGCGATTGGGGGCGACGAGATGGCGCAGTGGGATAATGCGGACGGAGGCGAGGTGGCCAATGGCGCCGCCGGGAAGCTGGAGAAGATACTGGTTTCGGTGAGGCTCAGGCCGCTCAGCGACAAGGAGGTTGCGCGCGGGGATCCGTCCGAGTGGGAGTGCATCAGCGACACCACCGTCATCGCCCGGAGCGCCTTCCCCGACCGGCCAACGGCTCCGACTGCCTACTCCTTTG ACAGGGTATTCCGTTCTGACTGCGATACCAAAGAAGTGTACGAGCAAGGGGCCAAGGAGGTTGCCCTCTCTGTAGTTAGTGGCATCAACT CTAGTATCTTTGCATATGGTCAAACAAGTAGTGGGAAGACATACACCATGACCGGAATAACGGAATGTACAGTATCAGATATTTATGATTACATTGGCCGG CACGAGGAGAGAGCATTCGTGTTGAAATTCTCAGCGATCGAAATATATAACGAAGTTGTAAGGGATCTTCTTAGTTCAGAAAACACTTCTCTTAGACTTTGGGATGACGCAGAG AAGGGAACTTATGTAGAGAACCTTAAAGAGGTGATATTGAGGGACTGGAACCATCTCAAGGAACTTATTTCTGTGTGTGAAG CTCAAAGGAGAACCGGAGAGACATACTTAAACGAAAACAGCTCCAGATCGCATCAAATCCTTAAATTG ACTATCGAAAGTTCTGCTCGTGAATTCTTGGGTAAGGACAAGTCAACGACACTTGCGGCTAGTGTG AACTTTGTTGATTTGGCAGGAAGTGAACGTGCATCTCAGGCACTGTCAGCTGGTGCTAGGCTGAAGGAAGGTTGTCATATTAATAGAAGTTTACTTACCCTGGGAACTGTCATTCGTAAACTAAG CAAGGTAAGAAATGGACACATACCATATCGGGATTCAAAGCTCACACGCATATTACAACCTTCTCTTGGAGGTAATGCAAGGACTGCAATCATTTGCACAATGAGCCCAGCCCGAAGCTACATGGAGCAATCAAGAAATACCCTGCTATTTGCAAGTTGTGCAAAGGAAGTAGTTACAAATGCACAGGTTAATGTAGTCATGTCTGATAAAGCCCTAGTTAAGCATTTACAAAGGGAACTTGCTAGGTTGGAGAGTGAACTGCGATGTCCAGCTACCTATTCCAGTCTAGAATCATTGGTGAGGGAAAAAGATAACCACATCCGGAAG ATGGAGAAAGAAATTAAGGAATTGAAGGCACAGCGTGATCTGGCTCAATCTAGGCTGCAGGATCTGCTCCAGGTTGTTGGAGATAACCATGTTTCAAAGCGTCCCCTG GCTTCTGGAAGGAACTTTACCTTCGATGTGCCCCAGCCATGTGAAGATCAGATATCAACAACCGAATCATCAGAAGTAGTTGACAATGTCCAAAATTTCAGGTTCCAAGGACGCCATGCAGCACAGAGGGAAGTTGGGTCTCAACAGTCTGAAAATAATGTGCAGTTTGCTACCCCATTGAGTTATTCAGTCAGCAGTCCTCCATTCAGTGGGATGCCCCCAACCACTAGCAGAGATGACGTTTCTCAGATATCAAATGAGGATTCAGATGATGTTTGCAAAGAAGTACGGTGCATAGAGACCAATGAAACAGAAGGAAAAAATGGTCTGGACTCGTCAGCTATCGGGAGCAATATCTTGCAAGATTCGAATGTGGGTGCTAGTACACATGGAAACGATGATGTATCTACTGTTACCCTGGAGCAACATCTAGAGACTGTCAGAAAACCTTTTGCCAATCTTGTCGAAGATCTAGGGTCTTCAACACGAAACCCATCTAGCTCTAGAGGAATTGTGAGAAGCAGGAGCTGTAGGTCTCTGATGGGCTCTACTCTGTTTGAAGACCTGGAGAAGGATGACTGCACACCACCGAGCAGAAGATTCATGGACTTCCCCGGGAGACCTGAAGGGGGTCAAAGAAGGGGCTCTGCACTGAACTTTGATGCAGAGAGTGAAACTTTGTCACGGGCAGGGTCAATGCTTTCTGAAATTACTACTACGAGGGGTGGACCCAAGGCAAATGGTTCTGTGGCAGGTGACACAGAATTTACCGGCATAGGTGAATTTGTTGCTGAACTGAAAGAAATGGCTCAGTATCAGAAGCAACTCGGTGGTCAG TATGTTAACGGAGAAATAGCAGAAGGAACCGTCAGGAGCGTTGGATTAGATCCAATCATGGATGCCTTGCAATCACCTTCGCGATGGCCACTGGAATTTGAGAGAAAACAGCAAGAGATCATTGACCTTTGGCATGCATGCTATGCTTCATTGGTTCACAGAACCTACTTTTTCTTGTTGTTTAAAGGAGATCCAGCCGACTCCATTTACATGGAAGTGGAGATAAGGAGGCTATCTTTCCTTAAAGATACCTATGCCAATGGTGGTATGGAAAGCAAAGTCGTGGCTGGTAGCCTGAACACTTCTCTGGTTTCAAG TGCCAGGAAGTTGCAACGTGAGAGGGAGATGCTCTGCAGGCAAATGCAGAAGCGGCTCTCGATTGAGGAAAGAGAGAGCATGTACACCAAATGGGGAGTTTCGCTGTCCTCCAAAAGGAGAAGGCTTCAGGTGGCACGTCGCCTTTGGACCGAAACCAAAAACCTCGAGCATGTCAGGGAGAGCGCTTCCCTTGTCGCCCGATTGATCGGCCTCCTAGAGCCAGGAAAGGCACTGAGGGAGATGTTTGGGCTAAGCTTTGCGCCACAGCAGTTCAGCCGACGATCCCACAATAGCTGGAGATATGGCCGTTCTTCTCTGGACTGA